The Candidatus Methylomirabilota bacterium region CGGCCGCCGCCAGGACGGCAGCGAATTCCGCGTCGAGATCAGCCTGAGTCCCATGGAGACGGCCATGGGTCTGCTCGTCACCAGCACCATCCGGGACGTCACCGAGCGGGTGCGGATGGCCGAAGAGCTCCGGACCCACCGCGACCGCCTCGAGGAGCTGGTCGAGCGACGCACGACCGAGCTGAGGCGAGCGAACGAGGAGCTCCACCGCGAGATCGACGAGCGAACGCGAGCGGAAGCGCAGCTTCGGGACCAGGCGGCACTCCTGGCCCGCGAGCGCCAGGAGATCCTGGCGCTCAACCTGAGCCTGGAGGCCCGAGAGCGCTTCATCCGCAACGTCGTCGAGAGCCTCAGTGACGGGATCGCGATCCTGGACCTGCAACGGCGCGTGGCGGGATGCAACCAAGCCCTGGCGATCCACACCGGCGTCCCGCTCGAGGAGATCCGAGACCGGCCCTTTTTCGACGCCTTCCCCGAGTTCCGACAGGAAGGGCTGGAGCCCGTCCTGAACCGCCTGTGCGAGGGGCAGGAGGAGGCGTTCACCCTGGAGCGGCACGAGCACGTCTCCCGACGGGCGGGACCGATGACCATCGATCTGAAGGGCAGCGTCATCCGCGGCCCGACGGGGGAGATCGAGGGCGTCGTCCTCCACGTCAGGAACGTCACCGAGCGGGTGAGGCTGGAGCAGTCGGTCCAGGAGTCCGAGAAGCTGGCGGCGATCGGGACCCTGGCGGCTGGCGTCGCCCACGAGATCAACAACCCCATCGGGATCATGGCCTCGCGGATCGAGCTCATGCTGGAGGACGCCGAGGAGTCCGGCCTCCCGGCGGCCGTCCGGGAAGACCTCGCGGTGCTCCAGCGGAACGCCCAGCGGGTCGGCCGGATCACCGCGGGCCTCCTCACCTTCGCCCGGCGGCCCCCGGGCACCAAGCGACCCACCGAGCTCAATGCCGTGGTCGAGGAGACGCTGCTGCTCTTCGAGACCCACGCCGCCAAGGCCGGCATCGAGGTGAAGCGGGCGCTGGCCCCCGGTCTTCCGCCCGTGGACGCGGACGCCAACCAGCTCCAGCAGGTGCTGCTCAACCTGCTCAACAACGCCCGGGAAGTCCTCGGGAGCCGCGGGGAGATCCACGTCGAAACCGGGCGAGCCGCGGACCACCCGGGCTGGGTGCGCATGGCCGTCGCCGATACCGGCCCGGGCATTCCGCCGGCGATCAAGGCGAAGATCTTCCTGCCATTCTTCACCACGAAGGAGGGGGGCACGGGGCTCGGGCTCCCCATCAGCTTTCGGATCGTCAAGGACCACGGTGGGCTCCTGGAGGTGTCCAGCGAGCCCGGGGTCGGGACGACGTTCACCGTGTTGCTGCCGCCGCTCGGGGACACGAGCAGCTAGGCAGGTGGCGGCCTCCGCGCGTCCAGAGGCGCCAGCGCGTCCTGGACAGTCTCGAGAAGCTGAGCGGCGCTGAACGGCTTGGGGAGAAACGCCGTGGCGCCCGCCCGGATCGCCTCCCCCGCCGCGCTGTCGGAGGCATAGGCCGTGAAGATCACCACCGGCGTGTCAGGGGAGACCCGCTTGATCGCCCGGAGGAGCGCCAGCCCATCCAGGCCCGGCATCCGCAGATCGGTCAGCACCAGATCCGGCAGGTGGCGCTCCAGGAGGGCCAGCGCCTCGCGGCCGCCCGCGGCGGTCAGACACTCATGTGGAGTGCGCCGGAAGATGCGGGTGATGTTCTCCAGCATGTCCGCCTCGTCGTCCACGACGAGGATCGTCCGGCGACGAGGGGCCGACTCGCCCGATCCGGTGGGCACTCGCTTCGGATCTTCGGTGCTCACGATGCTGCTCGGGCGTCATGAGGCTGCAAGGCCCCTGCCAGGGCAGCGACCTCGACGCCGGACTCCGCACTCGAGCTCGGTTCATCCGCTTCGGGACACCGACGCCCCACCCTGGGCGCCGGTGCCTCAGGGGATCATCCCGAGGCCGTGCCGGAAGACGCGCCGGGCCCCGTCTGCACGCTCCTTGCATGGGCGAGCATCCGATGGACGCCGGAGGCAGACCCGGGGCACCCGCTTGCAGACCTCTTCGTGCTCGTGCCAGGCGCGCTGCGCGAGAATGATGCCGCCGAGCGTTCCGCCGCAGCTCCGGAGGCTTCTGGTGCCGCTCGACGGCTCGGCCGAGTCCGAGGCGGCGCTCCCGACTGCCGTGGGGCTGGCCCGGGGCGCGGGAGCGCGCCTCATCCTGTTTCACGCCACCGGCGGGGCCGTGGCGCTCGTCGAGCCCTCGCGGGACGCGCTCACGTACCTGGCCGAGGTCGGCGACCGCGTGCGCGCCTCGGGCCTCGATGACGTGGACACTCTGCTCTGGCGCGGGCTCCCGTCGTACGCGATCGTCGCCGCCGCCCGTCAGCACGGGATCGACCTGCTCGTGATGGCGACCCACGCGCGAGGCCTGCGCCGCCTCGTGCTCGGGAGCGTCGCGGAATCCGTGCTGCGCGACGCGACCGTCCCGGTGGCCGTCATCCGCGCGCGAGAGCCGGCGCGCGGCGAGTCGCCGATACCGGAGGCGGAGCCCCTCAGGCGCGTGCTGGTGGCGATCGACGGCTCCCCGGCGTCGGAGTCTATCTTGCCCTTCGTCGAGAGCCTCGCCCATCAGTTCGACCTGGCTGTCGTCCTCCTCCAGGTGGTGGCGAAGCCCCGGGGCAGGATCGAAGTCGAGGCCACTCCGTACCTGGACGCGCTGGCCGCGCGGCTCCGAGCCAACGGCGTTCGGGTCCGCGCCGAGGCCCGGATCGGCGACGCCGCGGCCGCGATCGCGGTCGCCGCCCGCGAGGGTGGCGTGGACATGATCGTCATGGCGAGCCCCGGCCAGCGTGGACGGCGGCGGCCCTTGTCCAGATCGGTGGTGGCCGCCGTGCTGCACGCGGCGTCGGTTCCCATCGTCTTTCTCAAGCCGGCGCGGGTAAGCTCGATGACTCTCGCCGAATAAATCAATCGGTCCGGGTGTCGAGGCGGGACTCCCGATTGTGCACACCAGTCGAGACCCGGGGCCCGCATTGAGCACGCGGCCCGGCCAAGACTCCGTACGTGTACGGATTGACGCGTTCGTGGTCATCGATCGATACTTTCCGGCTATGCCCGTCTGGGTATGATGGCATCCGCGGCGATGACCCGGCTCCGGGAGGAGTAGAACGACCCTGATCTCGACGCGAGCAGGACGCAGAATCCTGGTAGTCGAAGACATTCGGGCTCAGGCGGACGCGATCACGTCGCTGCTCGAGGACGCCGGGTACGCCGTCACGGTCGCCGTCAACGGCGGCCAAGCGCTCGCGTCCGCGCACGCCGATCCCCCGGCGCTCATCCTTGCCGAGGTCGTGCTGCCCGACATCGATGGCTTCGAGCTGTGTCGTCGTGTGAAGGACGATGCCGCGCTACGAGAGGTTCCCGTCGTGCTCATGACGGCGTTCTACAGCCCCGAAGACCTTCCGCGAGCCCTGGAGTGCGGGGCCGACAACTTCCTCCGAAAACCCTATGCGGGCGAGTACCTGCTGACACGGATCGAGTACATCCTGGCGAGCCGAGCGGCGCGGAAGGACGAACGGACGCAAATGGGCGTGGAGATCGAGGTCGCGGGCAGACGGTACTTCATCACCGCGGCCCGGCAGCAGATCCTGGATCTGCTGGCCGCCACGTACGAGGACGCCATCGGACTGAACGAGGCGTTGTCCGCGCGCCAGGGCGAAGTCGAGCGCTCCCGGAGCTTCCTGTATGGGCTGTATCGCCTCGCCGAGGCGTTGAACCAGGCCACGAGCGTGCAGGCCGTGGCCGACGCGGTGTTGGAGCGCGCAGTGGAGTTGCCTGGTGTCCAGGCCGGCTGGATCTCGCTGCGCGAGGGCGACGAGGACTTTCGGGTCGTCGCGACCCGTGGCTTGCCTTCAGCCGTCGTGTCCGCCGGCATCATGCAGGGTGACTGCCTCTGCCGGCGGAAGCTTCGGTCTGGCGAACTCCGTCAGGCCACCAATATCTTGAAATGCGAGCGGCTCGAGCGGCACCTGCCGCACGCGTGGAGCATACGCTATCACGCGACCATTCCCCTCTGGGACGGGGAGCGCACCCTCGGCGTGATGAACCTCGCCGGTCCGGACGCCGGTCTCTTTCGCGAAGAGGACCTGGTCATCCTCTCGGGCGTCGGGAATCAGGTCGCCGTGGCGCTGGCGCGCGCACGCCTGCTCGAGCAGCTCAACGCCGAGGTGAGCCGGCAGACGCTCGCGCTCAGGGCCGAGGTGGCCGAACGCGAGCACGGGCAGGCCACCCAACAACGGCTGGTCGCCATTCTGGAAGCCACCTCCGATCTGGTCGGCATCGTGTACCCGGACGGAGGGATCGTCTACTGCAATCAGGCGGGCCGTCGGATGCTGGGAATCGGCCCCGACGAGGACCTCGCCGGTCGCCGGATCGCCGACACGCATCCCGAATGGGCGAGCCGCGTCGTCGTGCAGGAAGCCTTTCCGGCCGCGATTCGCGACGGGACCTGGAGCGGGGAGACTGCGCTCTTGAGCCGGGATGGCCGGGAGATCCCCGTCTCGCAGGTCATCATCGCGCACAGGGCGTCCGATGGAGCCGTCGAATACCTCTCCACGATCGCTCGTGATATCAGTGAGCGGAAACGGGCCGAAGAGGCCCGACGACAGACCGAGAAGCTGGTCGCCATGGGGGAGCTCCTGTCCGGGGTCGCCCACGAGCTGAACAACCCGCTCTCGGTCGTGGTGGGCCGGGCCAACCTGCTCCGGGCGCGGGCGGGGGAGGGCCCGCTCGGCGAGCAGGCGGACAAGATCGTGCGCGCGGCGGACCGCTGCGCCCGTATCGTCAAGAACTTCCTCGCCCTGGCGCGCGAGTATCCGCTGGAACGGCAGGCGGTGGAACTGAACCGGGTGATCGGCGAAGCGCTGGAGCTGCTCGCGTACCAGCTCCGCGTGGACGGCGTCGAGGTGGAGCGTCATCTCACGCCAGACCTGCCGATCTTTTCCGCGGATCCGCACCAGCTGCACCAGGTCGTCGTCAACCTCGTCACGAATGCCCACCACGCCGTCCGCGAGACCGCGCCGCCGCGCCGCATCGCGGTCACGACTGGTGTGATCCCCGGACGGTCGCGGGTCTTTCTGGAACTCAGCGACACTGGCCCGGGCATCCCGCCTGACATCCACCCCCGCGTCTTCGAGCCGTTCTTCACGACGAAGCCGCCGGGCCAGGGGACGGGTTTGGGTCTCTCGCTCTGCAAGGGGATCGTCGAGGGACACGGTGGCACCATCACGATTGCCAGTCCCGCGGGCCGCGGCGCGACGGTGCGGGTCGAGCTGCCCGTCGAACCCCTCCCCGAGCGGTCGAGTGCCGCCGAAGCACCTTCGGCCCCCGGCCTCGGACGAACGTTGTCGATCCTGGCGGTGGACGACGAACCGGGGGTTCTGGAAGTGCTGGCCGAAGTGCTGGCGGCCGACGGGCATCGGGTGGATACCGCTCCCAACGGCGTCGTGGCGCTCGAGCGGCTGCGTGATCGCCAGTACGACGTCGTCATCACCGACCTCCGCATGCCTGAACTCGACGGTCCGGCTCTCTACCGCGAGATCGAGCGTGTTTTCCCCGCGCTCCGCGGGCGGGTCATCCTGCTCACCGGCGACACGCTCAGCCCTCAGATCAATGCGTTCCTCGCAAGCACGCGCGCGCCCAGCTTGAAGAAGCCCTTCAACGTCGCAGACGTGAGGCGGGTCCTCCAGGAGATCTCCACCACCCCTAGCCCATGGGAGGGGGCCTCGACGGCCCCCTGACCCCCCCCCCGGGGGTTGCGCGGGCGAAGCCCGCGCCCGGAGCGGAACACTAACCCGCGGCGACCGAGCAAGGCATAGGTCACTTCGGGGGGTCTCGGAAGACCCCCCCGATGCCCCCCCGTCGTGGCGGCGGCGAAGCCGCCGCTGGGAGCACTCCTCGATGCACCACACGCTCGGTGGGCGGCGCCGGGTTACTCGGACCCCCCTTGCTAGACGAGGGGACCGCGAGCGCGACCACGCGCCCGCCACCCGCCAGATCCGGCTCGAAACGGTGCCCCCGTTGCGGCCGGTGGCCGAGAATCGCGCCGACCCCGCGCGGTGGACGCGGTCGGAGAGCTCCCGAGACCATCGTCACGGCCGCCCGGACGGCGGCGATGACCTGATCGTCGTGGGCACCCGCGGGCGAGGCCCGCTCAGGCCGCGCTCCTCGGCTCGGTCTCGACCTCGGTGGCGGCGGGATCCGGACGGCCGGTCCTGGTGGTCGGCGACGGAAGCTGAGCTGTCAGGAGAAGCCCCGGGAGCAACGGCGTGCCCTCCTCGACCAGCGTCCCCTCCGACGCGTAGACCTCGCGGCACTCCTCCTCGCGCCCCCGGACGACACGCCGGCCGTGAAGCGGGCCCTGCGTCTCGGTCACGACGGTGGACTGGCCCTCTCGATGCTGGTTATCGTAGCAGTACACCACCACCCGGTCGCGGGTCCGCCCCAGAGCGTGGGCACGGGCGGTATTCGCGTACAGCACGGTGAAGTGCCAGCCGTCCCGGCTCACGTGCAGCACCGGCCGCGATGCCGCGCCGGCAAGGTTGAAGCGCCTCGGCGCGATGGTGCGGAGGCTCCCGGCCTGCGCCCTCTCGCGATATTCGCGGTCGACGTCGAGAAGCATCGGCACGCCTGGCCCGCGGAGCGGGGGGACGCCTGCTCGGGTCCGACCCAGCAGCACGGCGAGAGCGGCGCGGATGGTGGCGGCGCGGCGC contains the following coding sequences:
- a CDS encoding PAS domain S-box protein, which codes for MADGGRKAGEARSRRAAPGLAALDVGRLLDAAPDAIVVVDAQGRIQLVNAATESMFGYARDELLGQPVELLLPERFRTAHVGHRTGYVAQPRVRPMGAELQLFGRRQDGSEFRVEISLSPMETAMGLLVTSTIRDVTERVRMAEELRTHRDRLEELVERRTTELRRANEELHREIDERTRAEAQLRDQAALLARERQEILALNLSLEARERFIRNVVESLSDGIAILDLQRRVAGCNQALAIHTGVPLEEIRDRPFFDAFPEFRQEGLEPVLNRLCEGQEEAFTLERHEHVSRRAGPMTIDLKGSVIRGPTGEIEGVVLHVRNVTERVRLEQSVQESEKLAAIGTLAAGVAHEINNPIGIMASRIELMLEDAEESGLPAAVREDLAVLQRNAQRVGRITAGLLTFARRPPGTKRPTELNAVVEETLLLFETHAAKAGIEVKRALAPGLPPVDADANQLQQVLLNLLNNAREVLGSRGEIHVETGRAADHPGWVRMAVADTGPGIPPAIKAKIFLPFFTTKEGGTGLGLPISFRIVKDHGGLLEVSSEPGVGTTFTVLLPPLGDTSS
- a CDS encoding response regulator, giving the protein MSTEDPKRVPTGSGESAPRRRTILVVDDEADMLENITRIFRRTPHECLTAAGGREALALLERHLPDLVLTDLRMPGLDGLALLRAIKRVSPDTPVVIFTAYASDSAAGEAIRAGATAFLPKPFSAAQLLETVQDALAPLDARRPPPA
- a CDS encoding universal stress protein produces the protein MPLDGSAESEAALPTAVGLARGAGARLILFHATGGAVALVEPSRDALTYLAEVGDRVRASGLDDVDTLLWRGLPSYAIVAAARQHGIDLLVMATHARGLRRLVLGSVAESVLRDATVPVAVIRAREPARGESPIPEAEPLRRVLVAIDGSPASESILPFVESLAHQFDLAVVLLQVVAKPRGRIEVEATPYLDALAARLRANGVRVRAEARIGDAAAAIAVAAREGGVDMIVMASPGQRGRRRPLSRSVVAAVLHAASVPIVFLKPARVSSMTLAE
- a CDS encoding response regulator, giving the protein MVVEDIRAQADAITSLLEDAGYAVTVAVNGGQALASAHADPPALILAEVVLPDIDGFELCRRVKDDAALREVPVVLMTAFYSPEDLPRALECGADNFLRKPYAGEYLLTRIEYILASRAARKDERTQMGVEIEVAGRRYFITAARQQILDLLAATYEDAIGLNEALSARQGEVERSRSFLYGLYRLAEALNQATSVQAVADAVLERAVELPGVQAGWISLREGDEDFRVVATRGLPSAVVSAGIMQGDCLCRRKLRSGELRQATNILKCERLERHLPHAWSIRYHATIPLWDGERTLGVMNLAGPDAGLFREEDLVILSGVGNQVAVALARARLLEQLNAEVSRQTLALRAEVAEREHGQATQQRLVAILEATSDLVGIVYPDGGIVYCNQAGRRMLGIGPDEDLAGRRIADTHPEWASRVVVQEAFPAAIRDGTWSGETALLSRDGREIPVSQVIIAHRASDGAVEYLSTIARDISERKRAEEARRQTEKLVAMGELLSGVAHELNNPLSVVVGRANLLRARAGEGPLGEQADKIVRAADRCARIVKNFLALAREYPLERQAVELNRVIGEALELLAYQLRVDGVEVERHLTPDLPIFSADPHQLHQVVVNLVTNAHHAVRETAPPRRIAVTTGVIPGRSRVFLELSDTGPGIPPDIHPRVFEPFFTTKPPGQGTGLGLSLCKGIVEGHGGTITIASPAGRGATVRVELPVEPLPERSSAAEAPSAPGLGRTLSILAVDDEPGVLEVLAEVLAADGHRVDTAPNGVVALERLRDRQYDVVITDLRMPELDGPALYREIERVFPALRGRVILLTGDTLSPQINAFLASTRAPSLKKPFNVADVRRVLQEISTTPSPWEGASTAP
- a CDS encoding helix-hairpin-helix domain-containing protein — its product is MQATAETRVGAEARRHRPAVGQEVAEKLRQAAALLGQQGASPSRVAAYRRAAETLGRLGRDLRDIVDRDDLEGLIALPHIGCGIAGAIDEILRTGRWSLLERLRGTLDPVRVFRTIPGLGGELAQRIPDILGIDTLEALERAAHDGRLESVPGVGPRRAATIRAALAVLLGRTRAGVPPLRGPGVPMLLDVDREYRERAQAGSLRTIAPRRFNLAGAASRPVLHVSRDGWHFTVLYANTARAHALGRTRDRVVVYCYDNQHREGQSTVVTETQGPLHGRRVVRGREEECREVYASEGTLVEEGTPLLPGLLLTAQLPSPTTRTGRPDPAATEVETEPRSAA